One window of the Runella slithyformis DSM 19594 genome contains the following:
- a CDS encoding glycosyltransferase family 2 protein — protein sequence MSLYFSIVMPAYNEEECIEQVVTMWTSFLNNTFPGKETKLIVVNDGSKDRTKVLLDAIAPKIDNLLVVHQPNGGHGNAVVNGYKKAAELNSEWVFQTDSDDQFVTEDVIKLWEKRNDSNFVMGYRQIRYDAPARLVITRILKYTIFFAYGTFINDANIPFRLIKGSFLKKLLAQLPNPEPFAPNIFLAVMAKKAGQNTFDIPITHKERLTGTVSILRWKLLKVCIQSFKELLRFRLDLNGKVKLIKAA from the coding sequence ATGAGTTTATATTTTTCGATTGTGATGCCTGCGTATAATGAAGAAGAATGTATTGAGCAGGTTGTAACTATGTGGACTTCCTTTTTAAATAATACATTTCCCGGTAAAGAAACCAAACTTATTGTGGTCAATGATGGGTCTAAAGACAGGACCAAAGTACTGTTGGACGCTATTGCCCCCAAGATAGACAACCTGTTAGTGGTTCACCAACCCAACGGCGGGCACGGAAATGCCGTTGTAAACGGGTATAAAAAAGCCGCTGAACTTAATTCTGAGTGGGTATTTCAAACCGACAGCGATGACCAGTTTGTGACGGAAGATGTGATCAAACTGTGGGAGAAACGCAATGATTCCAATTTTGTCATGGGGTACCGTCAGATTCGATACGATGCACCGGCTCGATTGGTCATTACACGTATATTAAAGTACACCATCTTCTTTGCCTACGGCACGTTCATTAATGACGCCAACATTCCGTTCCGTCTGATTAAAGGGAGCTTTTTAAAGAAACTTTTGGCGCAGTTGCCCAATCCGGAACCGTTTGCTCCCAATATTTTTCTGGCTGTAATGGCAAAAAAGGCCGGACAGAATACGTTTGACATTCCAATCACACACAAAGAGCGATTGACAGGTACCGTCTCTATTTTACGCTGGAAACTCCTGAAAGTATGTATTCAGAGTTTTAAAGAATTGCTGCGCTTTCGTCTGGATCTGAATGGTAAAGTAAAATTGATCAAGGCTGCTTAA
- a CDS encoding acyltransferase family protein, with product MSAKTQDQYLIQLDGLRFIAVALVLWDHWMPEPHQLPFGKLGVNLFFVLSGFLITRILLSSKDKTHDKEGGLGRYLKKFYIRRTIRIFPIYYLSLIVLWLLQDPSVRGKVAWQFLYASNIYIVVKKTWLGVTDHFWSLAVEEQFYVFFPLLIFFIPRRFVIPFFGILIGLSVLLRAYFQWSGQPWYVSYVTMPAALDAFGFGALMAYAQLYNPTTFQKLFTNRLFLWLSLGALAVIFVFSIQATQAGVSQDANVYINVWERFFASIFFMFLIGGAIIGYKGWFKWFLENPVSIYLGKISYGLYVYHNFVYNHYHSPATHPVVRLLNKLGRTFEDFQDMHMLRALLLFTITVVVASASWYLIEKPINALKDKYAP from the coding sequence ATGTCGGCAAAAACGCAGGATCAATATTTAATACAACTGGATGGGTTACGATTTATTGCCGTAGCTTTAGTATTATGGGACCATTGGATGCCCGAACCGCACCAATTACCGTTTGGAAAACTGGGCGTCAATTTGTTTTTTGTCCTGAGCGGCTTTTTAATTACGCGCATTCTGCTCAGCAGTAAAGACAAAACCCATGACAAGGAGGGAGGATTGGGGCGTTATTTGAAAAAATTCTACATCCGTCGCACCATTCGTATCTTCCCCATCTATTATCTTTCGTTGATTGTGCTGTGGTTATTGCAAGACCCTTCGGTGCGCGGAAAGGTGGCCTGGCAGTTTTTATACGCTTCCAATATTTATATCGTTGTCAAAAAAACCTGGCTTGGCGTCACTGACCACTTCTGGTCGCTGGCGGTAGAAGAACAATTTTATGTTTTCTTTCCTCTTCTCATTTTCTTCATTCCGCGTCGCTTTGTCATTCCTTTCTTTGGAATACTCATCGGTTTGAGCGTTTTACTGCGCGCCTATTTTCAATGGAGCGGGCAGCCTTGGTATGTTTCTTACGTGACCATGCCGGCCGCCTTAGATGCCTTTGGCTTTGGGGCATTAATGGCGTATGCCCAACTCTACAACCCAACAACCTTTCAAAAACTCTTTACCAACCGCCTGTTTTTGTGGTTGAGCCTGGGGGCATTAGCCGTTATATTTGTATTCTCCATTCAGGCCACCCAAGCGGGTGTTTCACAGGATGCCAACGTGTATATCAACGTTTGGGAGCGTTTTTTTGCATCCATATTCTTCATGTTTTTGATTGGAGGCGCCATTATTGGCTACAAAGGTTGGTTCAAGTGGTTTTTAGAAAACCCGGTCAGCATTTATTTAGGCAAAATCAGTTATGGTCTGTATGTCTACCACAACTTTGTTTACAATCATTACCATTCACCGGCTACGCATCCGGTGGTACGTTTACTGAACAAATTGGGTAGAACATTTGAAGACTTTCAGGACATGCACATGCTGCGCGCATTGCTGTTATTTACCATTACCGTTGTAGTAGCCTCAGCTTCATGGTACCTGATCGAGAAGCCAATTAATGCACTGAAAGATAAATATGCGCCCTGA
- a CDS encoding transketolase: MRKEFSAAIEKLALADESIVFITGDLGYNALENLQYKLGKRFINAGVAEQNMVGVAAGMAYKGYKVFCYSIAPFVVYRCLEQFRNDACLHNLPVFLVGNGGGYGYGIMGSTHHAIEDLACLSSLQNVKTWIPAFSDEVEPVLTQVVHEKRPAYVRLGVGPLTPAGATLAGSLKKVITTPNAPTTIIALGPIAANVLKALQESDLKEECSLYTSLTLPLQLANETINELRRAENILVVEEHVSIGGLAQQLSVRLLEAGIHPQRFQSLSAQGYPNGRYGSQHYHQAQSGLDVKNIINVLRSFSESSLSNSTPPLR, from the coding sequence ATGCGCAAGGAATTTTCAGCCGCCATTGAAAAACTGGCACTCGCAGATGAGTCTATCGTCTTCATTACCGGCGATCTAGGATATAACGCCCTTGAAAATTTACAGTACAAACTTGGGAAACGCTTCATTAATGCCGGCGTTGCCGAGCAAAACATGGTAGGTGTAGCAGCCGGCATGGCGTATAAGGGGTATAAAGTTTTCTGCTACAGTATTGCGCCTTTTGTGGTATATCGCTGTCTGGAACAGTTTCGCAACGACGCCTGTCTGCACAATCTGCCGGTGTTTTTGGTAGGAAACGGCGGCGGATATGGTTACGGCATCATGGGCAGTACCCACCATGCCATCGAAGATTTGGCCTGTTTGAGCAGTTTGCAAAACGTAAAAACGTGGATCCCCGCTTTCAGCGACGAAGTAGAACCCGTACTGACGCAGGTTGTTCATGAGAAACGTCCCGCCTATGTACGGCTGGGCGTAGGCCCGCTTACGCCCGCCGGAGCAACCCTCGCGGGCTCTTTGAAAAAAGTCATTACAACGCCCAACGCTCCCACGACAATTATAGCACTGGGGCCTATTGCTGCCAACGTCCTTAAGGCACTACAGGAATCAGATTTGAAAGAGGAATGCAGTTTGTATACTTCACTGACGCTTCCACTTCAGCTCGCCAACGAGACGATCAATGAACTGCGCCGGGCAGAAAACATTCTGGTGGTCGAAGAACACGTAAGTATTGGCGGATTGGCACAGCAACTTTCCGTAAGATTGCTTGAAGCAGGTATTCACCCGCAGCGTTTTCAATCCCTTTCCGCCCAAGGCTACCCCAATGGACGATACGGAAGTCAGCATTATCATCAGGCTCAATCCGGATTGGATGTCAAAAACATCATCAATGTGCTTCGTTCGTTTTCAGAATCGTCGCTATCGAACTCTACCCCCCCCCTTCGTTGA
- a CDS encoding NAD-dependent epimerase/dehydratase family protein, with the protein MIYQEKIQQLKGPIFVFGASGFIGANLFKDIFKVRQDVYALTHDATKAWRLKLLDVPFENIVHCDILSNNSVESTFEQYKPRTIFNLAAYGAYSKQKNINLTYETNVIGTVNILENCTEETAYIHAGSSSEYGFNCSAPKETDPVKPNSHYAVSKVSAAYLIEFYAKVHQRKALNLRLYSIYGAWEEPDRLIPRLIEEARKGSYPPLVSPDISRDFVYADDCVEAFLDAALNVNDSISGKSYNIATGQKTTMRELVDTSRQTFGQTDTPVWGSMPNRGWDLAEWYGDPTEAQKDLGWRARTSLSEGLRLTKEWQEAHHYEEQLLPAFANPKLNPVITAIIACYKDAQAIPFMYDRLVKTFNEMKVRYEIIFVNDASPDNQDEVINAICQRDSNVIGITHSRNFGSQSAFLSGMEISTGDAVVLMDGDLQDPPEVIPHFYAKWSNGFDVVYGVRVQREMKPHIHFFYKAFYKIFQNLSYIPIPRDAGDFSMIDRKVVKELVALPETEQFLRGLRAWVGFKQTGVDYVRPERMFGVSTNNWRKNIWWAKKAIFSFSFAPLELMSYVGFVLTACSILGIFYQIYAKYFIDPGTPQGITTLIVLITFFGGLTLLGISFLGEYISKIFEETKKRPKFIRTKIQKGEKTFRTSDEIMTLVKQRKK; encoded by the coding sequence TTGATTTATCAGGAAAAAATACAGCAACTCAAAGGACCCATATTTGTGTTTGGGGCCAGCGGTTTTATCGGAGCCAATCTCTTCAAGGATATTTTCAAAGTTCGTCAGGATGTATATGCCCTCACCCACGACGCCACCAAAGCCTGGCGGCTGAAATTGCTGGATGTTCCTTTTGAAAATATTGTCCATTGCGATATTTTGTCAAACAACTCCGTTGAATCCACTTTTGAACAATATAAACCGCGCACCATTTTCAATTTGGCCGCTTACGGTGCCTACAGTAAACAAAAAAATATCAATTTAACGTACGAGACCAACGTCATCGGTACAGTGAACATTCTGGAAAACTGTACGGAAGAAACGGCGTACATTCATGCGGGCAGCAGTTCCGAGTACGGTTTCAACTGCTCGGCCCCTAAAGAAACAGATCCCGTCAAACCCAACAGTCACTATGCGGTTTCGAAGGTATCAGCGGCTTATTTAATTGAATTTTACGCCAAAGTACACCAACGAAAAGCCCTCAATCTTCGACTCTATTCTATTTACGGAGCGTGGGAAGAGCCCGATCGCCTGATTCCGCGCCTGATTGAAGAAGCCCGAAAAGGCAGTTATCCACCGCTCGTTTCTCCCGATATCAGCCGTGATTTTGTGTATGCCGATGATTGTGTAGAAGCTTTTCTGGATGCAGCATTAAATGTAAACGACTCAATTTCGGGCAAATCCTATAACATCGCAACGGGGCAAAAAACCACCATGCGCGAATTGGTAGATACATCCCGTCAGACCTTTGGTCAGACGGATACCCCCGTTTGGGGAAGTATGCCCAACCGAGGCTGGGACCTGGCCGAATGGTACGGTGACCCGACTGAAGCCCAAAAAGACTTAGGCTGGAGAGCCCGTACTTCACTCAGTGAAGGACTTCGATTGACCAAAGAATGGCAGGAAGCCCATCATTATGAAGAGCAGCTATTGCCGGCGTTTGCCAATCCAAAGCTCAATCCCGTCATTACGGCCATCATTGCCTGCTATAAAGATGCGCAGGCAATTCCCTTTATGTATGATCGTTTGGTCAAAACCTTCAACGAAATGAAGGTTCGGTACGAGATCATTTTTGTAAACGATGCTTCACCCGACAACCAGGACGAAGTCATCAATGCCATTTGCCAACGAGACTCCAACGTCATCGGCATTACACACTCCCGTAATTTCGGGTCGCAATCAGCCTTTTTGAGTGGAATGGAAATCTCAACGGGTGATGCCGTCGTACTGATGGACGGCGACTTACAGGATCCGCCGGAAGTCATTCCTCATTTTTATGCGAAGTGGTCCAACGGTTTTGATGTGGTTTATGGAGTTCGCGTTCAGCGCGAAATGAAACCCCATATTCACTTTTTTTACAAGGCTTTTTACAAGATTTTTCAAAACCTCAGTTATATACCTATTCCCCGCGATGCGGGCGACTTCTCCATGATTGACCGTAAGGTGGTCAAAGAACTGGTAGCACTCCCCGAAACCGAGCAATTCCTGCGAGGCCTGCGAGCGTGGGTTGGTTTTAAGCAGACGGGCGTGGACTATGTGCGTCCGGAGCGCATGTTTGGCGTGTCGACCAACAATTGGCGAAAAAATATCTGGTGGGCGAAGAAAGCCATATTCTCGTTTAGCTTTGCCCCACTCGAATTGATGAGTTATGTGGGGTTTGTTCTCACCGCCTGTTCTATTTTGGGAATATTCTATCAGATATATGCCAAATACTTTATAGATCCCGGCACTCCTCAAGGCATTACAACGCTCATTGTGTTAATTACTTTTTTTGGTGGCCTTACACTCTTAGGTATTTCATTCTTAGGCGAATACATCAGTAAAATCTTTGAGGAAACGAAAAAAAGGCCTAAGTTTATCCGTACAAAGATTCAAAAAGGAGAAAAGACGTTTCGGACCTCCGATGAAATCATGACGTTGGTAAAACAACGAAAGAAATAG
- a CDS encoding transketolase, translating to MVETQAIINDYKRLSGELRLKVLSLYKKANAGHIGCSLSCIDLLIAALIQQKRPQDSFLLSKGHAAAALYVSLNYLGEISDEVLETFYQDGTTLPAHPAPNQHVGIPFATGSLGHGLPIATGIAHANKLSEEDGISFVLMSDGETNEGTTWEAAHYAIQNRLDNLIVLIDKNGLQGFGNTTDVLGDTATASKWRTIGFDVFEAEGHNPAELVELIDTLKSRNNGLPKVIIAHTVKGKGVSYMENRMEWHYLPMSDDQYETAKTDVVNMYLS from the coding sequence ATGGTTGAAACACAAGCTATCATCAATGACTATAAACGCCTCAGCGGAGAACTCCGTCTAAAGGTCCTGAGTCTTTATAAGAAAGCCAACGCGGGGCACATTGGGTGCTCGCTGAGTTGCATTGATTTGTTGATTGCGGCGTTGATCCAACAAAAACGTCCGCAGGATTCGTTTTTGCTTTCCAAAGGACACGCTGCAGCGGCATTATATGTATCACTCAATTACTTAGGTGAAATTTCCGACGAAGTATTGGAGACCTTCTATCAGGACGGGACAACTCTCCCGGCCCACCCTGCGCCTAACCAACACGTGGGCATACCGTTTGCGACAGGCTCTTTAGGACACGGGTTACCGATTGCTACGGGCATAGCGCATGCCAATAAACTTTCTGAAGAAGACGGCATTTCGTTCGTGTTGATGTCAGATGGCGAAACCAACGAAGGCACCACGTGGGAAGCCGCTCACTACGCCATTCAGAATCGGTTGGATAATCTGATCGTATTGATCGACAAAAATGGTCTTCAGGGTTTTGGGAATACCACCGACGTTCTCGGCGACACCGCCACTGCTTCCAAATGGCGTACCATTGGTTTTGATGTTTTTGAGGCCGAAGGTCATAACCCGGCGGAGCTGGTCGAACTCATTGATACCCTCAAAAGCCGCAACAACGGCTTGCCCAAAGTAATCATTGCCCATACTGTTAAAGGAAAAGGTGTTTCGTACATGGAAAACCGCATGGAGTGGCATTATCTACCCATGAGCGATGACCAATACGAGACCGCAAAAACGGACGTAGTAAATATGTACCTTTCTTAG
- a CDS encoding glycosyltransferase family 39 protein: MPLSQTTFTYQNKHVYYWLIAILILAASLRLYRLDAHGIFFDEKATMMVSQGMVQNGGNQHDVFNPQKYVFTNQEFWQPQTFSEYLEAMRRSDIGNSPFYYAILHSWVSITGISDFTARLLSVLFSVLTVWLIFIFVNHFLQSSRLALTAAALAAIEPFFVAYSQQARNYSLTFFLTLSATYCFLRALEADNKRQPSLRWFLFYGLVAGLSILSHFLAATVCLAHGIYALVTVRSLRTWAALIGAGALAVSGLATWIIWGGGDWTLRSLNHQQAVYLECAFKRPYNNPYGIILPATFKNVFDKSLPIFTDLWIYSNGLIGTLEGRKNAIMAILIGLGLIFAFRFSQKNREKSILISAITAITMGSSAFFYSNHKIGFSIASVAILMFFLAFNQTTFKNKNLIWFLIITAIIPSAFLIFNAARSGHTYGLTQRYSGFSFPYVIILASIALWQLIQSKGIFKYLVINILLLQSALITRTLRSIYDDMSLKYNYRIDPRLPNPHFAAAQKAREIYEKGDTLLIGAPRNVYDNPMDGAFMDHSVTDAQYFNLYLPKDGIFVQRLDTINVDKISLKKASGQLIELTDLKGKRY, encoded by the coding sequence ATGCCTTTGTCACAAACTACATTTACTTATCAAAACAAGCACGTATATTATTGGCTCATCGCCATTTTGATTCTAGCTGCGAGTCTGCGGCTTTACAGGCTGGATGCCCACGGAATCTTTTTTGACGAAAAAGCCACGATGATGGTCAGTCAGGGCATGGTTCAAAACGGAGGCAACCAACACGATGTGTTTAACCCTCAGAAATACGTTTTTACCAATCAGGAGTTTTGGCAACCGCAGACTTTTTCCGAATACTTAGAGGCCATGCGCCGCAGCGATATCGGCAACAGCCCTTTTTACTATGCAATACTGCACTCATGGGTCAGCATTACGGGCATTTCTGATTTTACGGCTCGCCTGCTTTCTGTCCTTTTCAGTGTTCTGACCGTATGGCTGATATTTATCTTCGTCAATCATTTTTTACAATCATCGAGGCTGGCACTTACGGCGGCGGCATTGGCGGCTATTGAACCTTTTTTTGTCGCCTATTCACAACAGGCCCGCAATTATTCCCTCACTTTTTTTCTGACGCTGTCAGCAACCTATTGCTTTTTGCGCGCCCTCGAAGCCGACAATAAACGTCAGCCTTCTCTTCGTTGGTTTTTGTTTTATGGATTGGTAGCAGGGCTAAGTATTCTTTCTCACTTTTTGGCCGCTACGGTTTGCTTAGCACACGGCATCTATGCCCTAGTTACGGTTCGGAGTCTGAGGACTTGGGCGGCGTTGATCGGGGCAGGCGCGCTGGCCGTTTCAGGATTAGCGACTTGGATAATTTGGGGAGGCGGAGACTGGACATTACGTTCGCTGAACCACCAACAGGCAGTCTATTTGGAATGTGCATTCAAACGGCCATATAATAACCCCTACGGTATTATTTTGCCGGCTACCTTTAAGAATGTATTTGACAAAAGCCTGCCTATTTTTACGGATCTTTGGATATATTCCAACGGATTAATAGGAACACTGGAAGGCCGCAAGAATGCGATTATGGCGATTTTAATTGGTCTGGGGCTTATTTTTGCTTTTCGATTTTCCCAAAAAAATCGAGAAAAATCAATACTTATCAGCGCCATAACGGCCATAACTATGGGAAGCAGCGCTTTTTTTTACAGTAACCATAAAATCGGATTTTCGATCGCTTCGGTCGCAATCCTGATGTTTTTTTTAGCATTTAACCAAACAACGTTCAAAAATAAAAATCTGATTTGGTTTCTGATCATTACTGCCATTATTCCGTCGGCATTTCTGATTTTCAACGCCGCCCGCAGTGGACATACCTATGGGCTGACACAGCGCTACTCGGGCTTTTCCTTTCCGTACGTGATCATTTTGGCAAGCATTGCACTCTGGCAACTGATCCAAAGCAAAGGCATATTCAAGTATCTGGTAATAAACATCTTACTCCTTCAGTCAGCCCTTATTACCCGTACTCTCCGAAGCATTTATGACGATATGTCATTAAAATATAATTACCGAATTGATCCTCGTTTGCCCAATCCGCATTTTGCCGCCGCCCAAAAGGCGCGGGAAATCTACGAAAAAGGCGATACCCTGCTGATCGGTGCTCCGCGCAACGTCTACGATAACCCCATGGACGGCGCCTTTATGGACCATTCCGTGACCGATGCGCAATATTTTAACTTGTATTTACCAAAAGACGGTATCTTTGTGCAACGGTTAGATACGATAAATGTAGATAAGATTTCCCTGAAAAAAGCCTCCGGGCAGTTAATTGAATTAACAGACTTGAAAGGAAAACGATACTAA
- a CDS encoding GMC family oxidoreductase → MSFQIKEQPIVYDVCIVGSGAGGGMAAKVLAEAGAKVALIEAGPWYDPADPKYITQLKNPWESPRRGAGNHRPFGDFDAAWGGWEIDGEPYTRKSGTQFDWFRSRMLGGRTNHWGRISLRFGPLDFKRKNVDGLGDNWPIGYEDVKPYYDKVDKLIGVFGSVENIENEPDGLFLPPPKPRLHELMLKKASKKMGIPVIPSRLSILTKPINNERGACFYCSQCSRGCQAYADFSSSSVLVKPAVKTGNVKVFTNAMAREVITNQEGKATGVSYVDKNTLQEYTVKAKIVVLAASACETARLLMNSKSSRHTKGLGNSSGVLGKYLHDSTGASRSAFLPQLVDRKRYNEDGVGGMHVYTPWWLNGKKLDFPRGYHIEYGGGMGMPGYGFGFGMENVNGKYPTKDGIMKPAGGYGLSLKEDYRHFYGTNFGMAGRGEAIAREDNFCEIDPNVVDKYGIPVLRFQYTWSEYEIKQAKHMQDTFEEIITAMGGIANGSKPGADTNYGLAAPGRIIHEVGTTRMGDDPSKSVTNRYSQLHDADNVFVVDAGTFVSQADKNPTWTILALSMRASEYIIDQRKKANL, encoded by the coding sequence ATGAGTTTTCAAATCAAAGAACAACCTATCGTTTATGATGTTTGCATCGTAGGCTCCGGTGCGGGAGGCGGGATGGCTGCCAAAGTTTTGGCAGAAGCAGGCGCTAAAGTCGCACTGATTGAGGCAGGACCTTGGTACGATCCTGCTGACCCTAAGTACATTACTCAGCTCAAAAATCCGTGGGAATCTCCCCGTCGCGGTGCGGGAAATCACCGTCCCTTTGGTGATTTTGACGCGGCATGGGGCGGCTGGGAAATTGACGGTGAGCCGTATACCCGTAAAAGCGGCACTCAGTTTGACTGGTTCCGTTCGCGGATGTTGGGCGGACGTACCAATCACTGGGGACGGATTTCGCTTCGTTTCGGTCCGCTGGATTTTAAACGTAAAAATGTGGACGGGCTCGGCGACAACTGGCCCATTGGCTACGAAGATGTTAAGCCTTACTACGATAAAGTAGACAAACTGATCGGTGTGTTTGGAAGTGTCGAGAACATAGAGAATGAGCCTGATGGTCTCTTTTTACCTCCGCCCAAGCCGCGTTTGCACGAGTTGATGCTGAAAAAGGCGAGTAAAAAAATGGGAATTCCGGTGATTCCTTCACGCCTCTCGATCTTGACAAAACCGATCAATAATGAGCGTGGGGCTTGTTTTTACTGCTCACAGTGCAGCCGTGGGTGTCAGGCATATGCCGACTTCTCATCTTCTTCCGTGTTGGTAAAACCTGCCGTAAAAACGGGAAATGTAAAGGTATTTACCAATGCGATGGCGCGAGAAGTGATCACCAATCAAGAAGGAAAAGCTACGGGGGTTTCCTACGTTGATAAAAACACTCTTCAGGAATATACGGTAAAGGCCAAGATTGTGGTTTTGGCTGCTAGTGCCTGTGAAACAGCGCGTTTGTTGATGAATTCTAAGTCCTCACGCCACACCAAAGGGCTCGGCAATTCAAGCGGGGTATTGGGAAAATACCTGCATGATTCAACCGGGGCCAGCCGCAGTGCCTTTTTGCCGCAATTGGTCGATCGCAAACGTTACAATGAAGATGGAGTGGGAGGGATGCACGTGTATACACCTTGGTGGTTGAACGGTAAAAAACTGGATTTTCCCCGAGGCTATCACATTGAGTACGGCGGCGGAATGGGCATGCCCGGCTACGGTTTTGGCTTTGGAATGGAAAACGTGAATGGAAAATATCCTACTAAAGATGGTATAATGAAGCCTGCCGGCGGATACGGCCTTTCGTTAAAAGAAGATTATCGTCATTTTTACGGTACCAATTTCGGAATGGCCGGTCGTGGTGAGGCAATTGCCCGTGAAGACAACTTCTGCGAGATTGACCCGAACGTAGTCGATAAATACGGAATCCCCGTGTTGCGTTTTCAGTATACCTGGTCGGAATACGAGATCAAGCAGGCCAAGCACATGCAGGATACGTTTGAAGAGATCATTACCGCCATGGGAGGAATTGCCAACGGATCTAAACCCGGGGCAGATACCAATTATGGTTTAGCCGCTCCCGGGCGCATTATCCACGAAGTAGGCACAACGCGTATGGGTGATGATCCTTCCAAATCCGTAACTAACAGGTATAGCCAATTGCACGATGCCGATAATGTGTTCGTGGTAGATGCCGGAACGTTTGTATCGCAGGCCGACAAAAACCCCACTTGGACGATTCTGGCACTTTCAATGCGTGCTTCAGAATACATCATTGACCAACGTAAAAAAGCGAATTTATAA
- a CDS encoding gluconate 2-dehydrogenase subunit 3 family protein yields the protein MKRRDTLKALSLGTLTATIAGAEAHADVPKKAVPPSLSDFKNGKSAAELARDAKTASEVFFTPHELQTIRVLADYIIPADGQFGGATEAKVAEFIEFIVKDMPQHQTPMRGGLKWLDNTCVKQFGKKFVVCAKPQQIEMLDQIAYPGKAKPEMSQGVAFFNLMRNLTATGYFTTEVGFKYLGYVGNRPNAWDGVPADVLKQYGLSYDS from the coding sequence ATGAAACGCAGAGACACCTTAAAAGCCCTGTCGCTGGGAACCCTCACCGCAACGATTGCGGGAGCGGAAGCCCATGCAGATGTTCCCAAAAAAGCGGTACCGCCGTCATTATCTGATTTTAAGAACGGTAAGAGTGCTGCTGAGCTGGCTCGTGATGCCAAAACGGCCTCCGAAGTCTTTTTTACTCCTCACGAATTACAGACGATTCGTGTCCTGGCTGATTATATCATTCCGGCCGATGGTCAATTTGGCGGAGCAACGGAAGCGAAAGTGGCCGAGTTCATTGAGTTTATCGTAAAAGATATGCCCCAACACCAAACGCCCATGCGAGGAGGTTTAAAATGGTTGGACAACACGTGCGTAAAACAGTTTGGTAAGAAATTTGTGGTATGTGCAAAACCGCAACAAATAGAGATGCTTGATCAGATCGCTTATCCCGGAAAGGCAAAACCCGAGATGAGTCAAGGGGTAGCTTTCTTCAATCTGATGCGTAATTTAACCGCTACCGGTTATTTTACGACCGAAGTAGGGTTTAAGTATTTAGGTTATGTAGGTAACCGCCCCAATGCGTGGGATGGCGTTCCGGCCGATGTATTGAAACAATATGGATTGAGTTATGATTCCTAA